One part of the Equus asinus isolate D_3611 breed Donkey chromosome 6, EquAss-T2T_v2, whole genome shotgun sequence genome encodes these proteins:
- the CIAO1 gene encoding probable cytosolic iron-sulfur protein assembly protein CIAO1, with protein MKDSLVLLGRVPAHPDSRCWFLAWNPAGTLLASCGGDRRVRIWGTEGDSWICKSVLSEGHQRTVRKVAWSPCGNYLASASFDATTCIWRKNQDDFECVTTLEGHENEVKSVAWAPSGNLLATCSRDKSVWVWEVDEEDEYECVSVLNSHTQDVKHVVWHPNQELLASASYDDTVKLYREEEDDWVCCATLEGHESTVWSLAFDPSGQRLASCSDDHTVRIWRQYPPGNEQGVACSGSDPSWKCICTLSGFHSRTIYDVAWCQLTGALATACGDDAIRVFEEDPSSDPQQPTFSLTAHLPQAHSQDVNCVAWNPKERGLLASCSDDGEVAFWKYQRPEGL; from the exons ATGAAGGACTCGCTGGTGCTGCTGGGCCGTGTCCCGGCGCACCCGGACTCTCGCTGCTGGTTCCTGGCCTGGAACCCCGCGGGAACCCTGCTGGCCTCGTGCGGTGGCGACCGTAGAGTCCGCATCTGGGGCACAGAAG GTGACAGCTGGATCTGCAAATCCGTCCTTTCTGAAGGCCACCAGCGCACTGTGCGCAAGGTGGCCTGGTCCCCCTGCGGGAATTACCTGGCCTCTGCTAGCTTTGATGCTACCACTTGCATTTGGAGGAAGAACCAGGATGACTTTGAG TGTGTAACCACTCTGGAGGGCCATGAAAATGAGGTCAAATCAGTGGCCTGGGCCCCATCTGGCAACCTCCTTGCCACCTGCAGCCGAGATAAGAGTGTGTGGGTCTGGGAAG TTGATGAAGAAGATGAGTATGAATGTGTCAGTGTCCTCAACTCCCATACACAGGATGTCAAGCATGTGGTTTGGCATCCGAACCAGGAG CTGTTAGCCTCTGCCAGCTATGATGACACAGTGAAGCTCTACCGAGAGGAAGAGGATGACTGGGTGTGCTGTGCCACCCTTGAGGGCCACGAATCCACTGTGTGGAGCTTGGCCTTTGATCCCAGTGGTCAGCGCCTGGCGTCTTGCAGTGATGACCATACTGTGCGCATCTGGCGGCAGTATCCACCAGGCAACGAGCAAG GGGTGGCATGCAGCGGCTCTGACCCCAGCTGGAAATGTATCTGCACCTTGTCGGGCTTCCACTCCAGGACCATTTATGACGTCGCTTG GTGTCAGCTGACAGGGGCCCTGGCTACAGCTTGTGGGGATGATGCCATCCGAGTGTTTGAGGAGGATCCCAGCTCAGATCCGCAGCAGCCCACCTTCTCCCTGACAGCCCACTTGCCTCAGGCCCATTCCCAGGATGTCAACTGTGTGGCCTGGAACCCCAAGGAGCGGGGGCTTCTGGCTTCCTGCAGTGATGATGGGGAGGTGGCCTTCTGGAAGTATCAACGGCCTGAAGGCCTCTGA
- the TMEM127 gene encoding transmembrane protein 127 isoform X1 gives MYAPGGAGLPGGRRRRSPGGSALPKQPERSLASALPGALSITALCTALAEPAWLHIHGGTCSRQELGVSDVLGYVHPDLLKDFCMNPQTVLLLRVIAAFCFLGILCSLSAFLLDVFGPKHPALKITRRYAFAHILTVLQCATVIGFSYWASELILAQQQQHKKYHGSQVYVTFAVSFYLVAGAGGASILATAANLLRHYPTEEEEQALELLSEMEENEPYPAEYEVINQFQPPPAYTP, from the exons ATGTACGCCCCCGGAGGCGCAGGGctgcccggcgggcgccggcggagGAGCCCGGGAGGCAGCGCTCTGCCCAAGCAGCCGGAGCGTAGCCTGGCCTCGGCGCTGCCAGGCGCCCTGTCTATCACGGCGCTGTGCACCGCCCTCGCCGAGCCTGCCTGGCTGCACATCCACGGTGGCACCTGTTCCCGCCAGGAGCTGGGGGTCTCCGACGTGCTGGGCTACGTGCACCCGGATCTGCTGAAAG ATTTCTGCATGAATCCTCAGACAGTACTGCTCCTGCGGGTCATTGCTGCCTTCTGCTTCCTGGGCATCCTGTGTAGTCTCTCCGCGTTCCTTCTGGATGTCTTTGGGCCCAAGCACCCAGCCCTGAAGATCACCCGTCGCTATGCCTTCGCCCACATCCTCACAG TCCTGCAGTGTGCCACTGTCATCGGTTTTTCTTACTGGGCTTCCGAACTCATCCTGGCCCAGCAACAGCAACATAAGAAGTACCATGGTTCCCAGGTTTATGTCACCTTTGCTGTTAGCTTCTACCTGGTGGCAGGAGCTGGCGGAGCCTCAATCCTGGCTACAGCAGCCAACCTCCTGCGCCACTACCCCACGGAGGAAGAGGAGCAGGCGCTGGAGCTGCTGTCCGAGATGGAGGAGAATGAGCCCTACCCAGCAGAGTATGAAGTCATCAACCAATTCCAGCCACCTCCGGCCTACACACCCTAA
- the TMEM127 gene encoding transmembrane protein 127 isoform X2 yields the protein MNPQTVLLLRVIAAFCFLGILCSLSAFLLDVFGPKHPALKITRRYAFAHILTVLQCATVIGFSYWASELILAQQQQHKKYHGSQVYVTFAVSFYLVAGAGGASILATAANLLRHYPTEEEEQALELLSEMEENEPYPAEYEVINQFQPPPAYTP from the exons ATGAATCCTCAGACAGTACTGCTCCTGCGGGTCATTGCTGCCTTCTGCTTCCTGGGCATCCTGTGTAGTCTCTCCGCGTTCCTTCTGGATGTCTTTGGGCCCAAGCACCCAGCCCTGAAGATCACCCGTCGCTATGCCTTCGCCCACATCCTCACAG TCCTGCAGTGTGCCACTGTCATCGGTTTTTCTTACTGGGCTTCCGAACTCATCCTGGCCCAGCAACAGCAACATAAGAAGTACCATGGTTCCCAGGTTTATGTCACCTTTGCTGTTAGCTTCTACCTGGTGGCAGGAGCTGGCGGAGCCTCAATCCTGGCTACAGCAGCCAACCTCCTGCGCCACTACCCCACGGAGGAAGAGGAGCAGGCGCTGGAGCTGCTGTCCGAGATGGAGGAGAATGAGCCCTACCCAGCAGAGTATGAAGTCATCAACCAATTCCAGCCACCTCCGGCCTACACACCCTAA